The Anabaena sp. PCC 7108 region TGAAAATGTTGAAGAAGAGAGGAGACATAATAAATCCAGAGAAAGAATTTGAAATTGATTGGGTAGATTACTCTGGAGATGAAGGAGGCATTATGTGCAGATTAGTCAGCAAAAACGATAATCCCAAAGATGAAGATAAAGCGCAATATGTAGTTTCTATTACCCATCTCAAAATAGATCCAGATCATCCCCATGCAGAAGAAATAGCTACTTATCAACGTGAGCGAAATCGTAAATTAATGTTGCAAAATCGTGGTAGTCTTTTGACTGAATTAATGCCTTCACGCCCTCCTAAAATAAAGAAGAGCGGTAAAGGTTTTGGTAAATAACTAACTCCGAAAACGGTATTGCATTTGTTTGGGGAGTTTTACATTTTTGATATCATCAAAATAGTAATATTCTCCTTGCATTTGCACATTTTGAATGAGACTAACTGGAGGCATATTTACCACATCATAACTAATCACTTGATTAGTAAACATGACATCTAAGGGATTTAAAGGATGAGTACAGGTGAATAAATCAGTTTTTGTTTTTGGTTGGAGTAATTTTTCAACCGTGATTTCTGCCTTACTCATCCATTTACCTAAACGAATCCATTTAGGTAATTTGATTTCTTTTTGAGAGATAAGAAAAAACTCAAATTGACTTTCTGGAGCTAATTCACGAATACGTCCATAAGTTGGAATATTCTTACTAATTTGCTCCATTTTGACGTGATAATTGAGGTTAGCCCATTTATAAGTGTGGGTAACATAAGCAGATCCTAAAGGACGTTCAGGTGTAACATAAGGACGCGCAGGTGTAATATAAATCCCTTGATGATTGAGAGGTTCTAAATCTCTTTCATAATGGGGTATATGTTCTGCATCAGAATAGCTGCTTTTTGCTAAACCAAGAGCATAAGTCAGAGCATAATTATGTAAATATTGCTCTGTTATATAAAGCCTACCTAATTCACGAGTAGCAAAATACAAAGGATCTTGCAATGTAAGAAGAAGACGATAAATTTGCATACATTATGTTTCCTCCCCTTCATCTGTTTTATTTTTATTCCTTCGACTTCTACTATTGGTACTATTTTCTGCTTTTTCTTCTTTCAAAACACCTGCTGCTTTTGCATAATTTAAAGTATCTTGTGTTAATGAGTTCATCCATTGTTTGAAATTATCTTCATTTCCCAGAATGGATTGAGCTTCATCTTGAAGAGATACAAGAGATTCTTTGGAAATTAATTCATAAAAAACTCCGTCTTTTTGAATTAATTCATTAACAGCTTGTTCTGTAGCTGATTTAAGAAAAGTTGTTTCATAAGGAGGTAAAACATCTCCGATAATGTCGTAAATTTTTTGAGTTAATCGCAAATTGCTGAAAATTTCACCATCAGCAAAGATTATGGCTACAACTGTATTTCTAACTTGTCCAGTTCGTGTAGTTTGAGCGCCATAACGTTTGGTACGTTGCAAATTATTCAAGAGATATAAAAAGCTATTTGGTGTTGGATCACGTAATGTAACCACACTAGGAAAAGGAACTTCTGGTAACACATGATCTTGTTCACTAAAACGATTAGTGGTGTCTGTTCCTTGTGTCATTGTCCCATCTTCATAGGGTGCATTCAAGGTAAAAGTTCCGTGAGATTCTTCATATTTAGGAACAGCATAAGCTGAGTCTATAAAAACTTTGGATTTCTCAGAACCAGAATTATCTGCACCACCTTTACCTACTGCATAACCGTAAATAACACAGTCGGGGCAAACTCCACAAGGATTTTCATTGTAAGCACAGTCTTTTTTATGTTGGAGTTTGATCTGGTCGTAGATTTCATAACGCCGCAATAATTCACGTCCTGTTAAACGTTCAGGAGTGGTTTGCTTACGTTTGAAAAGCACTAAACGACTAATTGCTTGTGAATCATTAAGTCCTGCTCTAACTCTGGCTACATTGAGTTCTCCATCAGTTTTAAATACTGCATAAGAATCTGTTTCTCTGAGAACTATAAAGTGAGCATATTTAGCTCCAGGAATGCGAGGAATAGATTCTTGAAAATGTTTTTTGTACTGTTCAAACATTAATTTAACTCCTTATTTTCTGATGTTTGTGTTTTTTCTTCAGGTTTTTTGATGTACTGTTTGATATACCAAGCCTCCGACGCATGACGAATCAGATTGATATTTTGTCTGAGAAGCGATCGCTCTGCCCTACAATAGTTCTGAAATACTTCTTTAACAAAGTATTGAGAAAAGTCTTGAATGACAGTTTCACGCTGGCTTTTATCCTTCACTACTTCGGAGGGTATATAACCTTCGTTGTTGTTATTTAGTACACCATCTACTAGAGAAAATAAGTAACCCTCTATCATTAATTGCAGGTCATCTTCAGCAGTATTTGGTTGACTTTCTAAGATGACTTTTGCTGCTATATTTAAAGGTCGAAGCCTTGTATATGCAGAGGAATTTTTACCTGATGCTCGATAAAAACGAGCATATTTATCAACTAACTCTCGAATCATGTTCATGGGGTCATCACCTTGATAATAATTAATCAAAAGTTGGTAATAATTCAGCAATTTTTTTGCAACAATAATTGCTGGATCACTAAGCTGAGTTGATTTTTTCTTGCGTTCCTCCTTTTTGATATTTTCGAGTATGCGATCTGCATAGTGAAATACATACAAAGGGCTAGTATCCAAAGATTGAGAAACATTATTTAAAGCATTCCAGACAGGAAAATTTCTACTATCGCGGTATGCTTGGGATGTTAAAGCATAGACAGCAAAAGCCGCAGGAATAGCAGTAATAAATTCATCTAAACGGAAACTAGATTTTTTGATGCTGTGCTGCCAGTAGGTATGTACACCATCCAAAATCACAGTTTCTTTAAAATCTGCTCCTGAGTCGTATGGTGGAAGAGTTGAACGACTAGCAACTACTTTAACTCCAAAGGTTAAAGGTGCAATTAATGTTAGTAATGCTGGTATATGCCATACTTCGGTATCAGTTGGTTTTTTAAATAATGCCGGAACTCCTAAAAGATAATAACCGTGCATTTGTCCTTCTGGATATTCCACTTTTTCAACTCGCCGTTTCTCATTTTCTTTAGAATCAGCACCTATTCTAAAAACATCTGTACGAGGGATATATTTAGGGTCATAGTTATGTTTTGCTAACTCTTTATCTAAATCAGAAAAGACATTTTGAGCAAAGCTTTTATAGGCTCGGTTCATGATGAGAGCAGTTTCTGGGGTGAAATAGTAATCTGGATAAAGATGCAGATAAATAATATCATCATCAGCTTCTAAACCTCGGTTTAAAGAATAACTACGAAGCAATTTTTCAGCTTGGCAAACTGTACAAATTCCACGTAAAGACTCTTTAGAAAGGCTTGTAACTCGTTTGTTAGTGTAACTAGAAAATTCCTCTCGTACATCAAACGCACTATTACAAACAGCACATATTGGTTCACGCTTACGGTTAGCTTTGTTTCGGTGATAACGATTCAACTCTTTTTCAAAATCATGTTTTTTATCACTGTCACTAATATCCAAAACTTGACCAATGTAACTATCAAGAAAAGCAAACGCTGTTATTCCTTCCGGTTTACCCCATTCTGTAATAACTTGGTGGATAGCTTTTAACATTTTATCTTCAAGTTCAGCATCATTTAAGCTGCCATGCTTCCTCATATAATGACCAGCTAAGAAATACCACCCATGAGGTACACCACCAAGAGCCGGAATACGTTTTAAAGTTTCTAAATACTCGTTCATATCCAAAGCATTAAGTAAACTTTGGATAGCCTTATCTTCAGTTACTCCATAGTATTCTTTAAGGATATCTACTAACCCTCTAACGCCTTCTGCTAATCTATCAACTTGTAAATTAGCTGGATAATTCCAATCTAAATCTGCTAATTCAGGAATAGACCTAATTTTTTCTCTCCTTTCACCAGTTACAGGGGTTCGTTTATCGCCAAGTATATTAAAAAGTTGCTTAATGAGAGTTTCTGACGCACGTTCTACATCAGCTACTTCTTTCATATCTGGTTTGCAACTGATAATACCTTTTGGTTGACGATAAATTAAACGATTCAATCCTTTATCAGCAGTTTTTAGGATTTGCGATCGCACTATTTCAGCTAGATTAGATAAATCTGGTTTTTCACTATCCTTTGGTGCAAAGTATGTAATTCCATCAGGGAAGAATAAAAAAGCTATCCATCCAATTTCCCTAGCTTTATCTAATACTATATTGTGAATAGTTTGAGTTAATAATCCCCTATTTTCTATTGTACGATGATGGCGAATAACATATTTATCTTTTAACCTACGTCGTACAATTGCCCGAATCTTTTCTTGATATAAACTATCTGGACGATAAGCCATAGAAGCTAATAAATCAGCAAAACGGACAAATTCAGCTAACCCTATTAAATCTTCAGGAGATAATTTTATATCTTGGAAATTAGCAAGAGTCAAATTTGCTCCTCTTGCATCTTCAGCATTTTGAGCAAGAAAAGCTATATCTTGCCAATATTCATTGCTAATAAATTTCCACAGTCCCAAACTTTCTGCCCAAATATTAAAATAATGGTAGTATTTATCCCATTCTTTACCATCCATCCGCGCATTACCCAATTCCTTGAGTACAATTTTATTGAGATCGTGCAGAGTCACAGCAGCTAAATATAGCCGTTGTTGTAGTTCCTCTAAATTAGCTAATTTAACTAGAGTCCAACCACCAACAACAGCATTTAAAAGATGCACCGCTAAACTTTGATCTTTATGTTCAACTAATGTATTAATAGTTTTTTCCTTTTTATCTGGTTTAGCATTAACAGCCAATTCCTTAGCCGCTTCTAAACTCATTCCCTTGGCTGGTTTAAGACTGAAGTAATCAAGAATATTAGGAAATACTTTTTCTATCCAATCTCGCAAAACTTGATCTTCAGCATTATTTAAAGTCTCTAACGCTAGAACTACTAAGGGAGGTTCTTTTTCTGGTATAACTGGCTTACCATAATTCTCAGGTGTTAACCAATCGAAATTATCTATCATTTTTTACTCTCCCGCAAAAAATATTTCATTAGTTTTTTTTTGCCAATAAAGAAGACTATCTAATAGCAGTGCATCTAAACCAAAAGCTACAGCATATTCTTGACGACTAGAATCAACTACTTTATGTAGCTCAAACAAACCAGGTAATTTATAACGTCGGCGCAATGTTTTGATATCATATTTACCAGGATCAGCAACACAAGTTGTAATGGGTAAATATTCAAGTTTTTCATTTATCTTTTTAATTGCTCGATGACGACTCTGTATAAAAAACCCTTTTCTTTCTTGTGCTATGTTGAGTTTTAACCTATCTAATTTGTCTGTAAAAATTAGTGCAACAGGTTCATAGCTACTTAAATATTGTGTGATCTTTGCATATAGTTCCAGATTATTTTTATAAAATGGTTCATGCAATCTCTCACTTATTTCTTTTGCTTCCTCCTCTGATATAAGTTCAAAATCTGTTCCTGCAAGTAAACGTATTAAACTCATACTTTTCACTGCGTTTGTATTTGGGTCATGAATCCATATATCTAATTGTCCTCCACCGCGAAAAGTTGATAAATCCTGAATAATCATTCTGTGTTCTTTCAGTTCATTTAACCTAGACCAATAAGGAGTTTTGCCAACAATTCGATTAGCTTCTTGCTCATAACCTTCAATCAAAGTTTGATATTGATCCTTTTGTTGATTAAGCAAACAAAATCTAATTGTAGAAAGAACACAACCCCAACGGCTTAAATATCGCTGAAATTCTTGAGGCTTTTGGTAGATGTTGTCTTTAATAGTTTGGAAAAAACTTTCTCTATCTACTTCAGTTTCATTACCATAAATTTCAGAGAACTTATCCTTTACCCAATCTGGAACTAAAGCTATTGCTTGGTAAGTTGGAAACCCATCATGTCTTCCTAATCTTCCTAAACGCTGAATAAACGTACCTGCATCTAAAGATTCATAAACCAGAAAATTGATTTCAAAATCTACACCAACATCAACTGTAGAAGTTGCAATAATTAATTGTTTAGTCATTGCATCTTCTCTAACTTTTGCACCAGTTAACCCTGTATTTTCGCCTATACTTAAACCTAAGTTGGCATTTTCTAAAGTTTTTACTATCCGTTTAGCAGCAAATACACTATTAGCAATGATAAGTCCCTTAGAATTAGGATATTGAGAAAAGAATTGTTTGATATATTCTAAATTCTCAACTACCCAATTTTCAATTCCTCCATTACTTTGCTCAGATGCAACTAAATCTAAATCTACTTCATGTAAAATTCTCCGATGAGTTTGACTTTTTTCTAACCCATGTTCATATTCACCTTTGATAATTTTAGTAGTAATCCCTGCTCTTTCAAGAACTTTTAATAAAACATTATCTGGGGTAGCAGACAGAAAAAGAAATTTTGCTGCAAAACGCTCTCCTAAACTTGCTCTATTAAAAGCAATACCATCCAATACATTAGCAATTTGTGGAGCGTGAAAAATATGAAATTCATCAAATACTATGTAGCGGTATTGAATAAACCAATTTTCAGCTAAACGAGCTTTGTTACCACCTCTACTATCGTAATATAAGCGATGAATCAACGTAAAAATATCAGGATTTGTGACGACTATATTATTATCATTAGCTACATTTCGTAGTGTGTTCAGTTTGTTAAAACCTTCTTCACTCATATATGAAGCTAATTTAGATCCTGTGAGTTCACCTACTTGTAACTCAAGATTAAATTGATTTTTCCATTTTCCTATTTGTTTTCCTTGATCACGAATAAGCTCATTTGTAGGATAGTTAAACAAACCTTTTCCTAATCCACTTGTTTTATCAAACGCTGGGAGAAGAGCGGCTAAAGTTTTACCGTCACCAGTTAGAGCAGTGTCAAATACAAATTGATAACTTTTAATAGCATCCCAAACTTCTTCTTGATGAGTAACAAGTTGGATATTATTAACGGATGTGTGAGAATATTTAGACCATGTAGAAAGTAGTTTTATTTTCATAAATCACCCTGTAAATAACATTACAATTTCTTGTTAATCATTTCCTTCTTCCAGTGCAATTAAATAAGAATTAATTTGTCTAACATAAAGCGGATATTGCTGTAAAGCAAAACTAATTGCCATGAAAACTTGATTCGGATCTATATCATCATATTCATGAACTAAACGATTTCTTAAACCTGATGATGGTGCAATCTGTTTTGCTAGTTCAGGAGTAATAATTTGATATTTACCTAATTCAATAAAAGCCTCAAAATTAGTGTAAGATTTTCCAGGTTTGAGTTTTGACAATATATGATCATTGATGTCTATTGCAGCTTGAGTCATTAATTGCAATAGTCTTTCTACAATAAGTTGTTGACGAAAATCACCTAAAAATTCATCAAGACTTATAGAACTAAATTCCTCTAAGGTATTGTAATATTTGGTAATTAACCTTAGTCGAGCTAAAACTATTTCAGAATCTATATTACTCATGCTCCCCACTTATTTAACTCAATTTCAATCATTCGGTGTTGTTCTTGACGGAATTTTTTTAGTTCCGATTCATTTTTGAAGGAATTTAATCGAAAATCATTAAATTCTCCAGGGGATTTTTCAAATAACATAATTCCATCCCGTGCCACAAAATGAGCAATTAAACAAGAACATTGATTTAGATCGACAATATCTATAATGTCAGGATTGATTTTCAAGACTTTACCAATGATTTCGTGTAATTCAAAGAAAGCTAATGGATGTTCTTTGATGTAGGAATTATATTTTTCTTCATCAAATAAAACTGCAAAATCCCAATCACTATTGGCGTTAATATTACCAGTTGATCTAGAACCAAAAAGAACCAACATTTTTAAGTAGGGTATTTTTTCAGGAAGTTGCAAGGATAGTTCTTGAAGTTCTGCAATTGTGGGAGTATTATTTTGCATTTGATTTGTGTCCAGCTATAAGAGTTATCCTCTTCAAGAAGTTTCTATATAACTAAGTCGTATTTTCAAGCAATGGGAGTAGGATAAACTACCCCCAAGATTTCAGAAATTCTTGTTAAGCGTTGCTTATGGTGAGCGAAGCGATCGCTTTTGACTCGATTACCAGTTTATACTCATGCTGTTGACCTTGAATACGACGTTTATCAAACTGATAACCTCGTTTCTTGAGGACGTGCATAGTTGCAGAAAATCGGTGGCTAATTTTTTCGACTAGTTCTTCTGTAGAATGCCAGCAAGAATCTGACATAACTTGAAGCATACGATCTGGGAGATTATCTTTCACAAGAAATTACCTAAATAAGTTTGCGCCGAAATAGCCATATCAGTGCTAACCTATGAGATACCACTCAACATAGGTGAACTGAAACAGCTTTGTTTCGGTTCTCTTTAATAAATATAGCACCAAAATTTTGTCTGTAGTAAAGAAGTGCTTAAAAATCTGGTAATGAAAAAAATTGTTCCATGAAACTTTTAGGATATATACTAAAGAAGCCTTGAGACTAGACCTTAATCCCTATCAGGGATTGAAATTGTAGTAAAGATGTGATCAAGGCATTAACACAACCTCATAAATCCCTATTAGGGGTCGCAAGCCAGAGAGAAATTCTGGCTTTTTTAATGTCTTTTTTGGATACCTCATATTGTGTCCGTAACTCGTTGCTAAAACCTATAATGACACTGAAAATAAATGTTGGCAAGAGAATACAAGTATAAAGTGTCCGTACAAAATGAGTCGCAAAGGTCAGTCTATAACTCTGTCGGTATCAGAACGAGATAAAGCCGAACTAGAAGCGATCGCACTAGAATTCGGTATGATGTGGGGAGATGAACCCAATATCTCCAAACTCATCAAAGCGATCGCTCAACGTGAATTAATAGTTGGTAAAAATCATGACTGGCAGGATTCCCGTATCCGTGCCTTACATCGTTGTATTGCTGCATTAACTGACATCGGACAAATTGAACAAGCAGAAATTATCGCCAATTTGTTACTTGAACGTAGTGAATTATCCGTACCACTGCGGAGGGAAATTGAAGCTTTCCTGATTAATTCTCTCCCATCTTGGCGATCGCAAATAGACTACTATATATTGCGTCAACAGCCTTTTCAACTTGCTTATCAAGATGCAGCAGAGCGAGTATTTAATTTTACAGTCCACCATGCTAAAATTACACCCCACGAAAAGCGTCAATATCTTGACTGCTGGTGTGAAGAAACAGAAGGCAATTTTGGCATCCCAGAACTACTACATAACTGGTGTTTCCGTTTAGACAGAATTAATGAAGCATCTGTCACGGAAATTACTGGTAAATGGCATTCTAACCTAGACCAAATAGAAGTGGAAATGCACCTATTAAATAACTTAGCTTTTGCCTATCAAACTAAACCAGAGGATAAAACAGTGGAATGGATACCAGACAAACCAAAGGTGAAACGAGTAATTAGGAGAGTATCAAATACATTTTGGTTTATTAGGGAAATTATGCAATATTCATCTGATTGTATTGTCATTTCACCGGAAAGCGTGCGATCGCAGATCAAACAAAAACTGATCAAACTATGTCAAAGTTATGACTTAATCACATGACTTAATCGTATCCTTAGAGACTGATATAAATGGAACATACTAGTATTTAGGGAAAAGGGAAAATGTAATATGTTTTACACAATCCCCACTTCCCAATCACTTATGCTTCATTTGAAGGTTGAACAGCTAGATAGATGTAGTAAGTGGCCATGGGAATGACAGTGGCAGCAATTAACAGTCCAACTACCCAAGCGATCGCATTATCTTTTTCGGTTCCTTCGGTTTTTCCAAATGTACCTTCTACTTGCACAGTTTCCATAATCTTGGGTGGACCAGGATCAGGTTTACCGGAGATCACAGCGACTAAGCGATCGCGCACGTCAATAAATGCCTGATTATATTTATTCCCATTGCGTAATGGTACACCTAATGTATCCTCAGCCACACTATTAGCAATCTCATCTGTCAGTGTAGACTTGACCTGATCACCACTCACAATAGCCGCACGATTGGTGACAGTATCAATCACCAATAAAGTTTGATTAGCTTGATCTGCTGCTGTGGGAAACCATTTTGCAAACAGTCCTTGAGCAAAACTTTCTGGTGTTTCCCCATAGTCAAGTCGGTGAACAGTAACAATCCTCGCTTCGTTACCAGTTTCCTGTGCTAATTCTTTGAAAGCGCCGCTAATTTGACCCTCATTAAAACGACTAATAACTTCACCTTGATCTACAATCCAGGTATCTGGTGTCAGATTAGGTATTTGATACACACCAGTAGCAAAGGCTGGTGTAGCAAAGACAGAAATAGCCATCATCATGATCACCAATACAGGTAAAATGAGACGGACAAGATATGTGTGACTACTAAATAATTGCTTGAGTAGCTGTTTCATGAAATGAATCCTACTAAGACACTCTTGCAATCAAAATACTACAGAACCTATGCCAAAAGCACCTGTTTAGGAGATAATTCTCCGCTGTTGGCCATAAAAGTAACTTTAAAACTATGACAATCATCTTAACCAACGACGACGGTATCGACGCACCAGGTATTCAAGCCTTACTGAAAGCGGTCAACGGCAAAAATCTGATTATCGCCGCACCACAAGAACATCAATCTGGTTGTGGACATCAAGTTACCACAACTCTTCCTATTCAACTACAACGTCGTTCTGAGTTTGAATATGCTATCTCTGGTACTCCCGCTGATTGTGTGCGAATTGCCAAGACACAAATTTGCGAAAATATCAAGTTTGTGATTTCAGGTATTAATGCTGGTGGTAATTTGGGAGTGGATGCTTATATCTCTGGTACTGTTGCTGCTGTCAGAGAAGCGGCAATGCATGGTATTCCCGGAATTGCAATTTCTCAATATCGCCAAGGCAAGCTAGATTACAATTGGGATTTAGCTGCTCAGTGGACATCACTAATTTTAGCAGACTTGCTGGCGCGTCCTTTAGAACCTGGTAGCTTTTGGAACGTTAATTTACCCCATCTCCTACCAGAAGATCATGCGCCTGAAGTAGTATTTTGTCAACCTTGTACCAAACCTTTACCTGTAGACTATCGAATCGATGGCGATAATTTTTATTATGTAGGTGAATATGGTAAACGAGATCGCACTCCTGGTAGTGATGTGGATGTATGCTTTCGGGGAAATATTGCGATAACTCAGTTAAGAGTATAAAACTTCATGTTTCTTCATCTGAGCTT contains the following coding sequences:
- the cas5d gene encoding type I-D CRISPR-associated protein Cas5/Csc1; its protein translation is MQIYRLLLTLQDPLYFATRELGRLYITEQYLHNYALTYALGLAKSSYSDAEHIPHYERDLEPLNHQGIYITPARPYVTPERPLGSAYVTHTYKWANLNYHVKMEQISKNIPTYGRIRELAPESQFEFFLISQKEIKLPKWIRLGKWMSKAEITVEKLLQPKTKTDLFTCTHPLNPLDVMFTNQVISYDVVNMPPVSLIQNVQMQGEYYYFDDIKNVKLPKQMQYRFRS
- the cas7d gene encoding type I-D CRISPR-associated protein Cas7/Csc2; amino-acid sequence: MFEQYKKHFQESIPRIPGAKYAHFIVLRETDSYAVFKTDGELNVARVRAGLNDSQAISRLVLFKRKQTTPERLTGRELLRRYEIYDQIKLQHKKDCAYNENPCGVCPDCVIYGYAVGKGGADNSGSEKSKVFIDSAYAVPKYEESHGTFTLNAPYEDGTMTQGTDTTNRFSEQDHVLPEVPFPSVVTLRDPTPNSFLYLLNNLQRTKRYGAQTTRTGQVRNTVVAIIFADGEIFSNLRLTQKIYDIIGDVLPPYETTFLKSATEQAVNELIQKDGVFYELISKESLVSLQDEAQSILGNEDNFKQWMNSLTQDTLNYAKAAGVLKEEKAENSTNSRSRRNKNKTDEGEET
- the cas10d gene encoding type I-D CRISPR-associated protein Cas10d/Csc3, with amino-acid sequence MIDNFDWLTPENYGKPVIPEKEPPLVVLALETLNNAEDQVLRDWIEKVFPNILDYFSLKPAKGMSLEAAKELAVNAKPDKKEKTINTLVEHKDQSLAVHLLNAVVGGWTLVKLANLEELQQRLYLAAVTLHDLNKIVLKELGNARMDGKEWDKYYHYFNIWAESLGLWKFISNEYWQDIAFLAQNAEDARGANLTLANFQDIKLSPEDLIGLAEFVRFADLLASMAYRPDSLYQEKIRAIVRRRLKDKYVIRHHRTIENRGLLTQTIHNIVLDKAREIGWIAFLFFPDGITYFAPKDSEKPDLSNLAEIVRSQILKTADKGLNRLIYRQPKGIISCKPDMKEVADVERASETLIKQLFNILGDKRTPVTGERREKIRSIPELADLDWNYPANLQVDRLAEGVRGLVDILKEYYGVTEDKAIQSLLNALDMNEYLETLKRIPALGGVPHGWYFLAGHYMRKHGSLNDAELEDKMLKAIHQVITEWGKPEGITAFAFLDSYIGQVLDISDSDKKHDFEKELNRYHRNKANRKREPICAVCNSAFDVREEFSSYTNKRVTSLSKESLRGICTVCQAEKLLRSYSLNRGLEADDDIIYLHLYPDYYFTPETALIMNRAYKSFAQNVFSDLDKELAKHNYDPKYIPRTDVFRIGADSKENEKRRVEKVEYPEGQMHGYYLLGVPALFKKPTDTEVWHIPALLTLIAPLTFGVKVVASRSTLPPYDSGADFKETVILDGVHTYWQHSIKKSSFRLDEFITAIPAAFAVYALTSQAYRDSRNFPVWNALNNVSQSLDTSPLYVFHYADRILENIKKEERKKKSTQLSDPAIIVAKKLLNYYQLLINYYQGDDPMNMIRELVDKYARFYRASGKNSSAYTRLRPLNIAAKVILESQPNTAEDDLQLMIEGYLFSLVDGVLNNNNEGYIPSEVVKDKSQRETVIQDFSQYFVKEVFQNYCRAERSLLRQNINLIRHASEAWYIKQYIKKPEEKTQTSENKELN
- the cas3 gene encoding type I-D CRISPR-associated helicase Cas3', translated to MKIKLLSTWSKYSHTSVNNIQLVTHQEEVWDAIKSYQFVFDTALTGDGKTLAALLPAFDKTSGLGKGLFNYPTNELIRDQGKQIGKWKNQFNLELQVGELTGSKLASYMSEEGFNKLNTLRNVANDNNIVVTNPDIFTLIHRLYYDSRGGNKARLAENWFIQYRYIVFDEFHIFHAPQIANVLDGIAFNRASLGERFAAKFLFLSATPDNVLLKVLERAGITTKIIKGEYEHGLEKSQTHRRILHEVDLDLVASEQSNGGIENWVVENLEYIKQFFSQYPNSKGLIIANSVFAAKRIVKTLENANLGLSIGENTGLTGAKVREDAMTKQLIIATSTVDVGVDFEINFLVYESLDAGTFIQRLGRLGRHDGFPTYQAIALVPDWVKDKFSEIYGNETEVDRESFFQTIKDNIYQKPQEFQRYLSRWGCVLSTIRFCLLNQQKDQYQTLIEGYEQEANRIVGKTPYWSRLNELKEHRMIIQDLSTFRGGGQLDIWIHDPNTNAVKSMSLIRLLAGTDFELISEEEAKEISERLHEPFYKNNLELYAKITQYLSSYEPVALIFTDKLDRLKLNIAQERKGFFIQSRHRAIKKINEKLEYLPITTCVADPGKYDIKTLRRRYKLPGLFELHKVVDSSRQEYAVAFGLDALLLDSLLYWQKKTNEIFFAGE
- a CDS encoding DUF86 domain-containing protein, with protein sequence MSNIDSEIVLARLRLITKYYNTLEEFSSISLDEFLGDFRQQLIVERLLQLMTQAAIDINDHILSKLKPGKSYTNFEAFIELGKYQIITPELAKQIAPSSGLRNRLVHEYDDIDPNQVFMAISFALQQYPLYVRQINSYLIALEEGND
- a CDS encoding nucleotidyltransferase family protein, which encodes MQNNTPTIAELQELSLQLPEKIPYLKMLVLFGSRSTGNINANSDWDFAVLFDEEKYNSYIKEHPLAFFELHEIIGKVLKINPDIIDIVDLNQCSCLIAHFVARDGIMLFEKSPGEFNDFRLNSFKNESELKKFRQEQHRMIEIELNKWGA
- a CDS encoding YafY family protein; the protein is MSRKGQSITLSVSERDKAELEAIALEFGMMWGDEPNISKLIKAIAQRELIVGKNHDWQDSRIRALHRCIAALTDIGQIEQAEIIANLLLERSELSVPLRREIEAFLINSLPSWRSQIDYYILRQQPFQLAYQDAAERVFNFTVHHAKITPHEKRQYLDCWCEETEGNFGIPELLHNWCFRLDRINEASVTEITGKWHSNLDQIEVEMHLLNNLAFAYQTKPEDKTVEWIPDKPKVKRVIRRVSNTFWFIREIMQYSSDCIVISPESVRSQIKQKLIKLCQSYDLIT
- the psb32 gene encoding photosystem II repair protein Psb32, which gives rise to MKQLLKQLFSSHTYLVRLILPVLVIMMMAISVFATPAFATGVYQIPNLTPDTWIVDQGEVISRFNEGQISGAFKELAQETGNEARIVTVHRLDYGETPESFAQGLFAKWFPTAADQANQTLLVIDTVTNRAAIVSGDQVKSTLTDEIANSVAEDTLGVPLRNGNKYNQAFIDVRDRLVAVISGKPDPGPPKIMETVQVEGTFGKTEGTEKDNAIAWVVGLLIAATVIPMATYYIYLAVQPSNEA
- the surE gene encoding 5'/3'-nucleotidase SurE — protein: MTIILTNDDGIDAPGIQALLKAVNGKNLIIAAPQEHQSGCGHQVTTTLPIQLQRRSEFEYAISGTPADCVRIAKTQICENIKFVISGINAGGNLGVDAYISGTVAAVREAAMHGIPGIAISQYRQGKLDYNWDLAAQWTSLILADLLARPLEPGSFWNVNLPHLLPEDHAPEVVFCQPCTKPLPVDYRIDGDNFYYVGEYGKRDRTPGSDVDVCFRGNIAITQLRV